The Myxocyprinus asiaticus isolate MX2 ecotype Aquarium Trade chromosome 6, UBuf_Myxa_2, whole genome shotgun sequence region AAAGACCTCAGTAAAGACCATTATCCTGTTTATCATCCCTCTTTTACACTACCTGGAGGAAATGGATGTGATCCTCTGTGTGGGAAAGCTCCTCCAGTTCAGCATCTCTCCTCCTCAGATCAGCAATCTCCTGCTCCAGTTGCTCCAAGAGTCCTTCAGCTCGACTCACTGCAGCCTTTTCCTGATCTCTGATCAGCTGTGTCACCTCAGAGCGGCTTCTCTCAATGGAGCGGATCAGCTCAGTAAAGATCCTCTCACTGTCCTCCACTGCTGCCTGTGCAGTGCGCTGTAaggacacacagagagaggacCATTAGAATTAGCTCTTACTGGTACTTCACACAGCCTGTTACCCACAGTGGGGTTCAGTGGGACTGGAAAGTGCTCCAGCACTGGGCTTCTCACTGACTGATAGGAGAAGAGTCCTAACTGAGTGTGAAACAGCTCTTCCAGCAGACAGCagttgtttttctgctcaaaacTCACCTTGTGAGACTCCACAGTCTCTCTCAGCTTCTGAAGCTCcttctctctctgctggatcctCTGCTTGGTTGTTTTCTGTGACTCCTGCAACTGTCTCTGTTGGAAAAGTTTActgttaaagaggccctattatgctttttgggattttacctttcctttagtatgtaatatagctgtttgtgcatgtaaaaggccTGCatagttacaaagcacaaagtccacgccaaagggagttacactctcccacagaaaacactgctcttgAACAGCTTGAAACACCTGGTTTGCATTCCAGCCATTACTTCTGTGAtttagctatgtcactatgtaatacATGTGCATAATGCCTGCCTCAGAAATGCGCTGCTCAGAAAGCCTaaggagctgaaactcggttatggtaaggggcgttacattttccaaaacacgatctacgcggttgaccaatcaacagactgggccagctgaccaatcagagaagactgggcttttcggaaaggggtgCTTTAAAGAGATGGGAGCtacaacagagcatttcagatagagggtgaaaagaggtgctgcagcaatgtacagtatgagaaaaagaatgtgttttttgtaaacctattctagtagacccccaaaataaaattatgaacctgtaaatgagcataatatgggctctttaaatgtatttttgtggatcCATAACTTTAACCTTTAAGATCAATCACTATCTTCAAAGTATCTATGTGCACAAATGTATTAATCTGATTTCAAGATGATGAAGGGTTTTTATAGGATCCTCTATCACGTGTAAAGCCGCATACCTGGAAGTTGCAATGTGATATTAATTTGACATAAATAAAAGCAGGTGATGTCAGAAATGGTGTCTATTACTTAAAGTACCCCATGAGACTTGTCTGTGTTCAAATTCTTTACCTTACCGATAAATTTAAAATGTCCTCATCAActcatgtcaagtcatttttatttgtatagcgcttttcccaacacacagtttcaaagcagctttatagaaaattatgctgtaacataaattatgctgtaatgtctgtaatgcaaAGGTCCTTCTTGagcatttgaaataaaaacatgaTTCAAAATCATGCCATAAAAACTATTTGTCTttaagcccccagtgagcaagccaaaggcgatgATGGGAATGGAcctcaaaactccataagatgttagataatgaagaaaaaaatcctTGGGGAAAAagcaggctcagctgggggattCAGTTCCCCTCCGGCTATGCAGCATGAATATACTGCCAATACTAGTTATCTGTGTAGTACAAGTTATGTACTatttgagtaaactgagtagatgttggtggccaatgtttaaaACTGAAGAATACTGATTGAAGGATATTCATGATTAAGTGTCTATGAAGTCCATTCCGAATTGACTGCAGAAGTCACGTGAATTATTTTAACAATACTGATTCACATGCTAAAGTTTTAATTAAACACCACTTTAAACTGACGTGGCTTCATATTGCATTGGACATTACTATTAGCATTTTGAGGTTCTTCTGTTCATACCTGTTTCTCAATCCCCTCTGCAGAAGCTGATACAGTGTCATGGTTTTTGTGCTTGTCCACCATACAAAGGATACAAATACATTGCTGATCAGTACGACAGTAAATTTCCATCAGTTTATCATGTTGAGGGCAGATCATCTCCTGAAGTCGCATAGAGGCATCCATTAGATTGTGTCTCTTACCTTTGAAGAGATTCTCATGTTGTTCAAGATGATTTTGACAGTAAGAGATCAGACACACCATACAGGACTTGACAGCTTTGTGTTTTCTCTGAGTGCAGACATCACACTCCACATCTTCAGGTCCAGCATAACATTCAGTAGGTTGTGCAACTTGGAGTTTTGTCTTCTTCATTTTCTCCACCACTTCTGCCAGCATGGTGTTTTTACCTAAAACAGGTCTTGGATTGAAGGTCTGTCTGCACTGAGGGCAGCTGTAGACTCTCTTCTGATCATCCTGATCCCAGTAGTCTGTAATACAGCTCATACAGTAACTGTGTCCACAGGGAATGGCCGCTGGATCCTTCAGAAGATCCAGACAGATTGAACAGCTGAACTGGTCCTGAGACAAAGAAACACTGGACTCTGCCATTGTAGGCTACTGCACACAAAAATGCAGCTCAACAGCCAAGATGTAGTAATATACAgaataaaacacaaagtaaacACAAAGCAGCTAAATCCCACACCCAGGCTGAGCAGGAAGTAGGAATCTGTTTCATTttcactgaactgaactgaaggtAGGAGTGGCTAAcatagggagagaaagagagagagagcagctgaCTTTCATCTCAACAATTTCAGTTACACATATGAGATTTTTACTTTATATGTCAAGTATAcattgtatattttgtctttttttcttataTTATGCACATTGTTTTGCGCCGTTTTATTTTTATGTAGGACAGCTGTAAACGCTTTGGTATTAcgaatgtacaaatatttgtcatgccattaaagcactttcaactgaaaactgtgtatgtgtgtgtgtgtgagagagagagagagagagagagagagagagagagagagagagagagagagagagagagaaatagtagCTGACTTTAATCTCAACTAAGTCAGTTACAGtacatatataaaattatacCTGGATACTGCCAAAAATGTGTTTCTGTCAAGACATTGCTGCCCCCATTTATTACACAAATTCTTCTCATTGGATCTGGTTTTATCCAGGCCTGGCTCCACTTCATGTGCTTGGCCCACCTTGACAATCACACCAACACCTCCAACTGTTCGACACACCCAGAAggtcctatggcccaccttacatcttagagctggaaCCGAGCCTAGTTTAATCCTATGGATGGATAGGACCTTATGGCAGCATGGATGGAGGGCACCAAATTCACTTTACCAAAATATTGATGATTCATCTTACACCCAGGGACATATCCAAATTTTTGTCCAACAAGATCCTGTAAGGTACAAGTCCTTACATACTTACAGTACCTGTTGGTAGCATTGTGAGTCAAACCTGATGCTTATAATGCTCCGTCACCACTAGTAGACTCTTCTTTACTGAGCACCATGCATGCATGAGTTTTCTTCTAGTTTTCCTCTGCATGTCTTGTCCTGCCTGAAGCCACAAACCCCGAGTGTAACAGTTTTTATTCTCCATTGTCCAAATTcaggttaaggctctgggttactgatcagaaggtcgggggttcaagccccaacactgccaagatgccattgttgggcccttgagcaaggcccttgaccctatctgctccaggggcgctgtatcatggctgaccctgcactctgaccccagcttagctgggatatgcgaaaaaaagaatttcactgtatatgtgcaaatgtataatgtgtgataaataaatataattattaaaattataaaaaatacaaaaatattaactttgagaacaacaaacacatttgcaagCATCATATAGGCCTAAAACACGAATTCAAGGTCCAAAGACTGTCTTTGTAatatcaaacttgattgagggcagtgggccaaaagtaaacattgcatatatttacatatatcaaactgtattattttaaaattaaatactgcaaaacacagaactctaaaattaaatcaagtgtcctatacttgcacaatgcacataattgattcaaaataatttttttatgtatgttgtgtctctttctcatttgtgagtcactttggtTCAAATGTCTGCTAAAGGACTAAATGTAAGTGTCTCTTAAAGAACAGCGCATCTCCTCACATTGAACACACagtagttctgtgcagttttggaAAGATGAAGATACAGTGCGGCATGacgtaatactatcaagtaggatattattttgtgacaaagatgatattaaagatatatatattttttatcatagACCTATACACATTGTCCTGGATTTCACTCAGTATTAagattttttgtaatgtaatagaattattatataacaatattgtaaaatgtttttgcgtAGTTAATGCattgtctacttttatttgttgtGATATCAAACTTTTTcaaaaatttttacttttgcttttATTCTTAAGAGACGATGGATTAaggctgaatgcattacattataaaaggaaataaaagataCGAAGCACAtttatgcaaattaaaaaaattgaggCATTAATTTCGTTGACtccaaaatatgattaaaaacctgccgaaatatggcatgttattaaaaaaaaaaaaaaaaacaacttgcaGCTTTCTGTTTTTAGGCTGAGTAAACGAGATATCCTCACGTTTGACAAATTAATTACAGTATGATGCACACagatgttatacacaccccaaaaTGGGGTTTAGTCGGAATAAGATGAAAGATGAAGAATTAGTTTACTGCATTACCATTTTTGTCTAGCCGGCAGGGCAGAAAAGGGATTTTTGAGAGTACTGGTCTGTTCACTTATAGTGCTTGTCGTAATGTTGTGCAgtgtttggagtgaatggaacAATTGTTTATACTGAAATGCTCCCTCACCTGACTTTATCAAGCCTGCTTCACGGGTGCGCTTCAGTGGTCGGATATGAAATGCAGcacaatgtacaggtgcatctcaataaattagaatatcgtggaaaagttcatttatttcagtaattcaactcaaattgtgaaactcgtgtattaaataaattcaatgcacacagactgaagtagtttaagtctttggttcttttaattgagatgattttggctcacatttaacaaaaacccaccaattcactatctcaaaaaattagaatacatcataagaccaataaaaaaaataaaataaaaaataaaacatttttagtgaattgttggccttctggaaagtatgttcatttactgtatatgtactcaatacttggtaagggctccttttgctttaattactgcctcaattcggcatggcatggaggtgatcagtttgtggcacccaggtttctttgacagtggccttcagctcatctgcattttttggtctcttgtttctcattttcctcttgacaataccccatagattctctacggggttcaggtctggtgagtttactggccagtcaagcacaccaacaccatggtcatttaaccaacttttggtgcttttggcagtgtgggcaggtgccaaatcctgctggaaaatgaaatcagcatctttaaaaagctggtcagcagaaggaagcatgaagtgctccaaaatttcttagtaaacgggtgcagtgactttggttttcaaaaaacacaatggaccaacaccagcagatgacattgcaccccaaatcatcacagactgtggaaacttaacactggacttcaagcaacttgggctatgagcttctccacccttcctccagactctaggaccttggtttccaaatgaaatacaaaacttgctctcatctgaaaagaggactttggaccactgggcaacagtccagttcttcttctccttagcccatgtaagacgcctctgacattgtctgtggttcaggactggcttaacaagaggaatacgacaactgtagccaaattccttgacatgtctgtgtgtggtggctcttgatgccttgaccccagcctcagtccattccttgtgaagttcacccaaattcttgaatcgattttgcttgacaatcataaggctgtggttctctctgttggttgtgcatctttttcttccacactttttccttctactcaactttctgttaacatgcttggatacagcactctgtgaacagccagtttctttggcaatgaatgtttgtggcttaccctccttgtgaagggtgtcaatgattgtcttctggacaactgtcagatcagcagtcttccccatgattgtgtagcctagtgaaccaaactgagagaccattttgaaggctcaggaaacctttgcaggtgttttgagttgattagctgattggcatgtcaccatattctaattttttgagatagtgaattggtgggtttttgttaaatgtgagccaaaatcatcacaattaaaagaaccaaagacttaaactacttcagtctgtgtgcattgaatttatttaatacacgagttttacaatttgagttgaattactgaaataaatgaacttttccactacattctaatttattgagatgcacctgtatagtgcatgttcaagccatatttcatttcaGATGACTGTACGCACTGTTCCGCAAGTTCACCTAATTacctgtcatttcttgacactACTTCAGTTCCCGCTCCCTTTTAAACCAACTaggttctgtatatatatatatatcttccccAAAAGAATCATTTTCAATGTTTTCAAGCCGTTTAAGCAATATAACGGAGAGGAATGATACAATTTATTCAATGACTGAATTGCAAGCGACTAAACAAAAGCCCTCATGTCAAACAAGTTCACAGCACTCCAGTACATTGTAAACCTGATAACCAGAGACTACTACAGTGTGCCGGATGCAGAacttttagggtgtgttcacacttgtagttcggttctcttggtccggaccaaaaaaagaaattgaaacatttagtcctggttcgcttagccgAACTTAAATAtacgaaacaaaaggcatcaggaaaaattcacaacctgattggacagcttttatgacgtatattttttgaCGGAACTTAACGATCATCCAAAGCAATGCTGGCTGCTTGGCGAAATGTgctcattatatttatatatgtatatatggtggtattttttaccagctgagaacaaacgaagagctaataaaatatgtgaaggagtcaaaacagcaccaggaattcctccgttgcacacacaaacgaagatatgctgcaaggacggctgacggcggttccgacgcctgtaccgaactgtaatgggcaacatagctcctatgatgagaagaaccaggtatgcttgaggtcagtattaggcaaattacttactgtttttggtccgtttagacgtctttggtccatgttgcgtccatatatcaatcgaaccgcaccagagctcgtatggaagcggaccgagacccactattcaggaggtctcggtccgcttgtttggtgcgcactaaggttcggatggcagcgttcacacttgttcaaatgaaccgcattaacagaacaatcgcaccagagttcgttttaatcgaaccaaacctgccaagtgtgaacacacccttaaagtgGGGTGGCCACGATGGGTTCAGAAGTATTTTCTGGTTGGCAGTTTTCAAAAGAGTTGtaattacacacatttaaaaaatctttattgtaagACTATAAATGCTACATGGTATTAATGCTAAAACATATCAAATAAACTAACAGCAACATTAAACATAATTGCACgagttgttttgaaaacaatgttttttttttttttttgtgcaattgtTATTGgtggagcagaaattacacacttaaaaaaaaatgacatttatgtttactcacactaaaatcattaatAGATTAATCTGAGAATATTTGTATTCTTTTGATATTTTTCAAGTGTTATTTCAATAACAGAATTTGAGCTGCAGTGTAGATTTGATTAGAAACCCAGTTACTCTTAACATCTCAATGCAAATTATCATGGGGCTCAAACCTGTGACACAACAAACTGATTTACACAATCTCAGTTTCTTCTATATTGTTAGATCACACATTTTTACTGTTGAGTCATCAACTAGTCCAAACCCAGGATAGAGAGGTTGAGTGAATGTCGTGTAGACTCTGTGGATGAGGGTCATTGTGTCAGGGACGCTGTAGAAGGACAGAATTCCTGCACTGTGATCCACATACACTCCAATTCTAGATGATGTAGAGTCTACAGAGAGTATAGTCTCCATGCGATTGTGCCAAAATAAGTAGCTCGAACCATGCCAGGACAAACTCCAGGACTAATTATTATATCCAAATCCACACGCATCACCATCACCTTTTCTGTTGATGCTCTTATATGACACTGAAATTTCCATCCCATCACTCTCACTCCACTCAACCTCCCAGTAACAGCGtccactcacactctctctacaCAGAACCTGGCAATAAAAATCAAATCTGTCTGGATGGTGTCAGTGTAAGTAACCACTCTGTTCTCCTCTGACAGACACAGGTTGTCATTTACTGTGTTTGAATCCAGTGTGAAACGGCAGAAATCTGACAGAGACAAAACACATCAGCATCTAAATCAGAAATCTGATTTTGAGACAAACTTATAACAGTAGCTGGATCTAATTGTCtttaattttaaagaaatgtttgtgGGTCAGGTTTCACATAcactgtaaataataaatatactgtattaataaatattaaaagctcaagtCACCTACTTTGTGGGAACCTGTCAATGGTCCCCACgaggaaaacagctaaataaacatactaattactgtaatgttttaAGTGAAATCTAAAGTGAAAAAAGAtttcaacatgacagaaaaacaaacgtgtttgtgagtgtgtgactgTTTGCATAGTAACTTACATTGTAGGAACTCCTGTCTGGTCTTGTAGTCAGGGGTGGGAATGACTTCTATTTGTGTCACTGTGGAAACCAAACCatatattgtatgaaaacatattCCATacttattttaatactttttttccacatatgtgaCTAAAGTATTGGCACCCTTGCATTTATTCCCCAGAACATACTGAAACACATTTTGGTATCTTGGCTTATTGTACATTCCTAAAATTAAATACTAAAATGATCTATAGTGgaacaaaaatcaaatatagagGGGTTCAGGAATCACATTAATGGCTATAAGaggcatttaattacatttataatgccCAACGGCTGTGctagtaaatattaaatatagggcagaaataatattgttcagaccatttttgtatttctttgtgTAATAACCTAAGATTCAACATGTTTTCAGCCTTTTTGTTTTGGTTCACTGCAAATCAAACCAAAGAAATACATAGTATATAGACCCTAAATGATGTTTTAAaggggatagtttacccaaaaatacaaatcGTCTCATGATTTATTTACCTTttagccatcccagatgtatatgaattttcttcttcagcacaactgaagtgaagatttttagaagcacatttcagctctttttgtccatacaatgcaagtgaatgggtgccattagac contains the following coding sequences:
- the LOC127442782 gene encoding tripartite motif-containing protein 16-like protein isoform X1, coding for MAESSVSLSQDQFSCSICLDLLKDPAAIPCGHSYCMSCITDYWDQDDQKRVYSCPQCRQTFNPRPVLGKNTMLAEVVEKMKKTKLQVAQPTECYAGPEDVECDVCTQRKHKAVKSCMVCLISYCQNHLEQHENLFKGKRHNLMDASMRLQEMICPQHDKLMEIYCRTDQQCICILCMVDKHKNHDTVSASAEGIEKQRQLQESQKTTKQRIQQREKELQKLRETVESHKRTAQAAVEDSERIFTELIRSIERSRSEVTQLIRDQEKAAVSRAEGLLEQLEQEIADLRRRDAELEELSHTEDHIHFLQSFQSLSIPPGLTDLSRFTIPPIITFGDVTDLVLLLRENVEDLCRQEMKKISGIVIFLELVSTSEPNTREEFLQYSHQLTLDANTAYEYLCLSEGNRVITESDTAQPCPDHPDRFDSLAQVLCRESMWGCCYWEVEWKGRGVGISVSYKSISRKGRSDNCAFGYNNQSWSLYCFPTSYSKYSFWHNHIETELPVISTSSRIGVFLDTIAGTLSFYSISDTMTLIHRVHTTFTQPLYPGFRIYGSLKLCNLAK